Below is a window of Perca fluviatilis chromosome 6, GENO_Pfluv_1.0, whole genome shotgun sequence DNA.
aaaaacggacacgccacgcagctgacgcacgctcacgccacgcagacAGTGCGCAGCCGGCCTTATATCATGCAAGTcatgttttgcattttcttttactaAAGACACCTTCTAGTCAGCAGTGCAAGATAATGTACAGACCTTTTTTTAGCACACAGTGTCCAGTCaaattaaaggagaactccgggcaatttttacgttaatcttgatcgctatatgtatatgagtactgtcgatagcaaaacaaacgagccgaatcggtgctagcaacacggagctgctgcagctaatgctgagagctcccactcagctaaaacggcagttatgggggcataagataaagagtgtctttgtgcctcttaacagacacaaaatgcaattaaaatgtgcaacatgaacagggcccttacatgacaacaagatgcgtttagcaacttagccattgtttaaattcacctaccctcttagctgctagctgccgtctgggatgagggagtgtgttcagccaggctccggtaataatcatcacgcagcagttccatgtgtatttgtagcatatatatccattttgtgtgctgtcgttggtgaatatgagtctctgcagtggcgaattgtgtggtagtttccttagccaggctagcagccccgaccgggcatccttctacttcctccccgcctccctcgcctgccgcgccaacaacaatccacaggcgcccgctggtctggtggatgtcctccagaggacaggtcatgctttcacggcgaaatattgaagtttattcccccctcaaaaataggtaattgagcactgtagtggttatgatcatatcagagactatgtaactacatggtaaaaagaccaaatgatgcctgtttcttgtaaagtaactagcatTACATAAGGCTGTAGCCTTGCGCTGAAGccccgtgggaattcagttgtagcaggaaaaggtaaacaacggagcgtagtgtgtgaagagtgaagaacggaggtgttcacaagggaagaagcttggagtaacgtaactatggagctagagctaaTCTTCAATAACGCTATTCGTAATAgtattacaagaaacaggcatcatttggtctgtttccatgtagttacatagtcactgataggaTCActtcagtgctcaattacctatttttgaggggggaataaactttCCAAATTgccgtgaaagcatgaactgtcctctggaggacatccaccagaccagcgggcctgtggattgttgttgCGCGTGCGGCAGGCGgaggaggaagtagaaggatgcccggttcggggctgctagcctggctaaggaaactaccacgcAATACCACGCTCCCccctgcagagactcatattcaccaacgacagcacacaaaatggatatatatgctacaaatacacatggaactgctgcgtgatgattattaccggagcctggctgaacacactccctcatcccagacggcagctagcagctaagagggtaggtgaattcaaacaatggctaagttgctaaacgcatcttgttgtcatgtaagggccctgttcatgttgcacattttaattgcattttgtgtctgttaagaggcacaaagacactctttatcttatgcccccataactgccgttttagctgagtggagCTCTcagcattagctgcagcagctccgtgttgctagcaccgatttggctcgttttttttgctatcgacagtactcatgtacatatagcgatcaagattaacgtaaaaattgaccggagttctcctttaaaggTCAAGTCTTGTCAGTTTCCGTGGTTGTGATTACATACAAACGTCCCTCTCAAATATGCTAAATTATCTCAAGGTTTCAAAATAATGAGTCCTTGTCCCATTGCTCAGATACAACGTTGTATTGTGGCTTTTGGTATGACATTAACTTGGTTAGTAAATGAGCAACTACTACTGTTCAATTCAAACGCACTCATCATTACAGAGGCGTCTGTATCATGGGGTCAGGTCGTTCTACAGATTCACTCACATCTGATTCAGCTTTATAGatgcttttaaataaaattgatttaaaaatgtgtatAGAGATTTTGGTTTACAGACTAATCGAACATAAACTGATCCTACTACTGCTGTATATTGTATTTTACCTCACGTGTGTACATATAAATTGCATTgaagtgtatttgttttttctctctttcttcccacAGGCTGTGGTGATCTTGAATCACACTGAATGGAGAGCATCGAAAGTTCATTAAGATGACACGAACACACCCCCCTGATATACTGGCATCAACTCTATTTCGGGACTTCACTCTAAATCCCATCCCTGACCCCTCCATTTCTCTCCACTCCTCCCGGCAATGTGACTTGAAAATGATTGACAAACCGGAAATCATCAACAAAAGACACTGCCGTAGCTTTGACTTCATTGAGTCCCTGGACGACCCGCAGTCCCTCGCTTCCTCAATGGAGTACCCTTACAAGAGGGCCGAGCATCAGACATTAAACAAAGATCCAATGTGGAATGGACTAGATCAACCGGGGCACCTTCGCTTTTCTTCTCCCGATCTGTTCAACACCAGGCTCTTCCAGCAGCACACCACCCAGGACAAAACCAGCCACCTTACGTGGTCAGACTCTAAAAAGAGAACACGATCTAGAAGCGCTCCGAGAATTAAGTCCACCCTCACTCCTGTGCCCATCTCCGTGTCTCCCCCAGGAgcccggaaggggagggacgcGCCTCAGGTCGCGTCAGATACCTTGAGGACTTCCGAAACAAACCGAGAACCCTACTCCTCCTCAAACAGGGCTTTTTTAAATGAGGTGCATCCCATCAAACTGCAGCCTCAGTCTCCCCTCTACGTTTCAGACTGTTTCGAGGAGGATAAACCGGATAAACCAGCCCTAACCCCTCATGTCAGGTGCCGTGTGGACATTAAACCAGATGCTGCTGTACTGCAGCACACATCTCGGCAGATTCCCAATGTACGGCCTGAGCATCTTTGGCAGAGATACTCCCAGGCCAGTAGCAGTAGGGGTTTGTATGTACCTCGGCAGATTGCCTCCTCACCAACGCCCACTCCGAGCGAATGCTACAGTGGAGATTTTAGACAAGGATATCACTATACCACCAGCATGTCTCCCATCTCATACCAGCATCTTGACATGCACAGAATGCCGTCACCGACAGCACCATATCTGAGTCAGGAACAAAGAGCTTACTCAAATCCTAACATACCAACCAAGTTTTTCTATACAGAGGACCCTGTTCGGTATCCAGTCCATCCCTACTCTAGAGCATACTTTCAGGACGACCGGTCCAGTCTGACCAGCCATGGTAGTACAATGACTAGTCAGTATGATCCAAGGACTCGATGGGTGCACACACTTCCTGTCAGGCCGTATTACACCGAAAATCTTTCCAACAGAGAGCCAGCACACTCTGTATATAGTAGGCCTTACTCCACCAGTGAGGCAGGATCATACTTTTCTCAAAGCCCACTGTCTAGATCTTTCTATGGAGAGGACAGCCGGTTCAATCCATACCATATGAGTAACCCaaagttgttttattccaaaccaTGCTCTCCTGAGGAGCAGTACTTTCCACCAAGGCCATACCATACGGAGGGTCGCCGACGCCCTCGAATGTCGCAGGCCTTATCAGATGACTGGTATCGCTCGAGTATATCTGGTTACTCTAACCAGTCCTCCCAGCACACACCACTGAGAGTAAGGCAAGACCCCAGTATACCCCCGTGGTTTACTAACAGCTGTGTGGAGACAAGTAGACTAGGTGCAGAGGTCAGAAACCACTCCAAGTCTTGGGACAATATTCTATATCCGCGGCAGGACAGAGAGCAATCTGTGCCTCGTGGCCGGAGCTATGAGAACCTGTTTCACCAAGCAAAGCAAGCAGCATCGTCTGAAGTTACATCTCAACCTGTTATCCTTAACCTGTCGAGTTCACCGAGGCGCTACGCCGCCCTTTCGCTCTCTGAAAGCTCATTAGAGAGGGGCTCAAGCAATCCGTGGAGGAATACCAAGAGCGGGCACTGGTTTGTAACTCCTGAGATCACCATAACAGATAACGACATATGTGCAGGCAACAGAAAGCGGCGCGACGTGCACTCTGTCAGCTGGGATACGTTGGACGAGGAAAAGACACCGTCTCCCAGAGTAATGCATCACAAGCAGCCACAAAATACACCGGACATTACCAAAGAGAGGAAACACAACAACTTCTCCCTCCAGCAGAGTCTCGAGCAACTGGATGAGCTCTTAGCTGATTTGGTTATTGATTACAAACCACCCACTAGCAGAAAGTCAAGCGTAGACATTTTAGACCAGCTGAAACAACTCATTACCGAAGATGACGACAAAGACCGAGGATCTTCTGGGCTTGAAAACGTAGGATGTCTGAACTCACAGCTCCCGTCCTCTAAATCCAGCCCAGACACAATCAAAGACCCTGACAGTGGGTTCGACGCTTTACAAAGGAGTGCAGAAGAATGTTCTCCAGACCACAGCACCGACGACGACGACACTATGGTGTGCTCCAACAAGAAGTGCAACCGGATCGAGAGCATGTTCAACGCCTGCTTGTACTTCAAATCATGCCACAGTTGCTACACGTTCTACTGCTCGCGAAACTGTCGCAGGGATGACTGGGAGATCCACAAAGACACCTGTCTGTACGGCCGCGTGAACAGCGTGTGTCGACACGCTCTAAAGTTCTGCAGAGAGAATTCAGAGATCCACAAAGCCTTCTCTCGCGTCGCTAAAGCTGGCTTCCTCTCCAGAGGGAGAGGCGTTCTCTTTCTGGGTTTTGCTAATCCGGAGACAGCCGACAACTTCCTCCAAGTTGGGCTGGAGAGCCTCCTCATGTCTCCCACATACCTATCTCTCAGAGAGCTGGACGGCTTCAGGGACAACCTCGGTGAATACTGCAAGGAACTACAGCACGCAGGTAACGAGTACGACCCCAACGAATGTTTCCTTCTGAATGTATCTGTGGCTGTCGGTGAACTAGTGCCTAACAGACCTTCACCAAGGGTCCAAGCACCAACAGTTCGAAAATATGCAAAGGTATCCTTGGCCTCCTCAAGCCCTGACAAAAAGGTACTCAGGAAGGACAGCGAAATGGAAACCCTCATACTCACTCCGCCTCCAGGCACACCGG
It encodes the following:
- the unm_hu7912 gene encoding apical junction component 1 homolog; this encodes MTRTHPPDILASTLFRDFTLNPIPDPSISLHSSRQCDLKMIDKPEIINKRHCRSFDFIESLDDPQSLASSMEYPYKRAEHQTLNKDPMWNGLDQPGHLRFSSPDLFNTRLFQQHTTQDKTSHLTWSDSKKRTRSRSAPRIKSTLTPVPISVSPPGARKGRDAPQVASDTLRTSETNREPYSSSNRAFLNEVHPIKLQPQSPLYVSDCFEEDKPDKPALTPHVRCRVDIKPDAAVLQHTSRQIPNVRPEHLWQRYSQASSSRGLYVPRQIASSPTPTPSECYSGDFRQGYHYTTSMSPISYQHLDMHRMPSPTAPYLSQEQRAYSNPNIPTKFFYTEDPVRYPVHPYSRAYFQDDRSSLTSHGSTMTSQYDPRTRWVHTLPVRPYYTENLSNREPAHSVYSRPYSTSEAGSYFSQSPLSRSFYGEDSRFNPYHMSNPKLFYSKPCSPEEQYFPPRPYHTEGRRRPRMSQALSDDWYRSSISGYSNQSSQHTPLRVRQDPSIPPWFTNSCVETSRLGAEVRNHSKSWDNILYPRQDREQSVPRGRSYENLFHQAKQAASSEVTSQPVILNLSSSPRRYAALSLSESSLERGSSNPWRNTKSGHWFVTPEITITDNDICAGNRKRRDVHSVSWDTLDEEKTPSPRVMHHKQPQNTPDITKERKHNNFSLQQSLEQLDELLADLVIDYKPPTSRKSSVDILDQLKQLITEDDDKDRGSSGLENVGCLNSQLPSSKSSPDTIKDPDSGFDALQRSAEECSPDHSTDDDDTMVCSNKKCNRIESMFNACLYFKSCHSCYTFYCSRNCRRDDWEIHKDTCLYGRVNSVCRHALKFCRENSEIHKAFSRVAKAGFLSRGRGVLFLGFANPETADNFLQVGLESLLMSPTYLSLRELDGFRDNLGEYCKELQHAGNEYDPNECFLLNVSVAVGELVPNRPSPRVQAPTVRKYAKVSLASSSPDKKVLRKDSEMETLILTPPPGTPDIDKEGEEGRKAREVCFVNIQRELRTRGVFLRHEYPRIYNQLCGFVESNKGFTPTTIYPIDKRTGKQFMCMIMAASEPRTLDWVGTPHLLDDII